The sequence below is a genomic window from Lentimicrobium saccharophilum.
CATTAAATTTCTTAGCCCGCAACAGCGTATGATCAGGTTATCAGTAGTGATCATTACATACAATGAAGAACGCAATATTGGGCGCTGTCTTGAATCGGTGCACAGTATAGCCGATGATATTGTGGTGCTTGATTCGATGTCAACCGATAAAACGGAAGATATTTGCAAAGCGCACGGGGCAAGGTTTGTCCAACACAAGTTCGAAGGCCATATTGAACAGAAAAACAGGGCGATAAATCATGCCCTGTACCCCCATATACTGTCTCTTGACGCGGATGAAGCCCTGGATGAAACCCTGACAGAATCCATACGAAAGGTTAAAGAGGACTGGAAACATGACGGATATACCATGAACCGCCTGACCAACTATTGCGGAAAGTGGATATACCATTGCGGTTGGTATCCTGACCGTAAACTCAGGTTGTGGGACTCCCGCAAAGGGCGCTGGGGAGGCGAAAACCCACACGACAGGTTCGAGCTCACCGAAAAAGACGCATCCACGGCTCATCTGGAAGGAAACATCCTTCATTACAGCTATTATACCCTCAACGATCACTACAGGCAGGTGGAATACTTT
It includes:
- a CDS encoding glycosyltransferase family 2 protein, translated to MPVKFTISTIKFLSPQQRMIRLSVVIITYNEERNIGRCLESVHSIADDIVVLDSMSTDKTEDICKAHGARFVQHKFEGHIEQKNRAINHALYPHILSLDADEALDETLTESIRKVKEDWKHDGYTMNRLTNYCGKWIYHCGWYPDRKLRLWDSRKGRWGGENPHDRFELTEKDASTAHLEGNILHYSYYTLNDHYRQVEYFTTILARTQFNNGKRAPWLVMVISPFVKFLRDYFIKLGILDGRAGFTISRISAYATYLKYRKIRQLQQSKNKRA